From Dermochelys coriacea isolate rDerCor1 chromosome 15, rDerCor1.pri.v4, whole genome shotgun sequence, a single genomic window includes:
- the NIPSNAP1 gene encoding protein NipSnap homolog 1 produces MATRAGGSPALRRLLRGPCLALSGARGYSRDNEGSWFRSLFVHKVDPRTDAHSTLLSKKETSNLYKIQFHNVKPECLDAYNSLTEEVLPSLHSDADYPCDLVGNWNTWYGEQDQAVHLWRFSGGYPALMDCMNKLKQNKEYLEFRKERSKMLLSRRNQLLLEFSFWNEPLPRVGPNIYELRTYKLKPGTMIEWGNNWARAIKYRQKNQEAVGGFFSQIGELYVVHHLWAYKDLQSREETRNAAWRKRGWDENVYYTVPLVRNMESRIMIPLKISPLQ; encoded by the exons GGGATACTCCAGGGACAACGAGGGCAGCTGGTTCCGCTCACTCTTTGTCCACAAAGTGGATCCCCGAACAGACGCTCATTCCACACTCTTGTCAAAGAAAGAAACCAGCAACCTGTACAAGATCCAGT TTCACAATGTGAAGCCCGAATGCCTGGACGCTTACAACAGCCTGAC GGAGGAGGTGCTGCCCAGTCTGCACTCAGATGCCGATTACCCCTGTGACCTGGTTGGGAACTGGAACACGTGGTATGGAGAACAGGACCAGGCAG TGCACTTGTGGCGCTTCTCCGGCGGGTACCCGGCACTCATGGACTGTATGAACAAATTGAAACAGAACAAG GAGTACCTGGAGTTCCGCAAGGAGAGGAGTAAAATGCTGCTGTCTCGCAGGAACCAGTTACTCCTGGAATTCAGTTTCTGGAATGAGCCTTTGCCCCGGGTCGGGCCCAACATCTACGAGCTGAGAACATACAAGCTAAAG CCAGGGACCATGATTGAGTGGGGGAATAACTG GGCTCGGGCCATTAAATACCGTCAGAAAAACCAGGAAGCTGTGGGCGGGTTCTTCTCCCAGATTGGAGAACTCTACGTGGTTCATCACCTCTGGG ccTACAAGGACCTACAATCCCGAGAGGAGACAAGGAACGCTGCCTGGAGGAAGCGAGGCTGGGATGAGAATGTGTACTATACAG TCCCCCTGGTTCGGAACATGGAGTCTCGGATCATGATCCCACTGAAGATCTCCCCCCTCCAGTGA